The following proteins are encoded in a genomic region of Debaryomyces hansenii CBS767 chromosome G complete sequence:
- a CDS encoding DEHA2G12606p (similar to uniprot|P32468 Saccharomyces cerevisiae YHR107c CDC12 component of the septin ring of the mother-bud neck that is required for cytokinesis), with product MPEAVGIANLPNQRYKLVFKEGANFTLMVAGEGGLGKTTFINTLFQSALKKYQEPTERHSKFTSSHQTVDIDIVRAILEEKNFKIRLNIIDTPGFGNNVNNHDSWTPIIDFIDDQHEAYMKQEQQPYRTSKKDLRVHACLYFIRPTGHTLKPLDIEIMKRLSSRVNLIPVIAKSDTLSPKELDAFKSRIRDIIEAQDINIYTPPLELDDPASAEHSKQLIESMPFAVIGSEDEFEASPGNFVKGRKYPWGLVEVENENHCDFKKLRSLLLRTNMLDLILSTNEMHFETFRSLKLGDEEESANGREITETDENGEIVKKPANYKKPRRLYNPKFKDEEDALKKFFTEQVKAEEQRFRQWETNIVNERNRLNQDLEEMQSNLKTLEDQVKKLQLNKR from the exons ATGCCGGAAGCTGTTGGGATTGCAAATTTGCCTAATCAAAG GTATAAACTTGTTTTTAAAGAAGGCGCCAACTTCACATTGATGGTTGCAGGTGAAGGTGGGTTAGGTAAAACTACATTCATTAACACGTTGTTTCAATCAGCGTTGAAAAAGTATCAAGAGCCAACCGAGAGACATTCTAAATTCACCAGTTCTCACCAAACAGTGGACATCGACATAGTTAGAGCCATTTTGGAAGAAAAGAACTTCAAGATTAGATTGAACATCATTGACACTCCGGGGTTTGGTAATAACGTGAATAATCATGATTCATGGACTCCAATTATTGACTTTATTGACGATCAACATGAGGCTTACATGAAGCAAGAACAACAACCATATAGAACTAGCAAGAAGGATCTCAGGGTGCACGCGTGtttatatttcattagaCCAACGGGTCATACGTTGAAACCGCTTGATATCGAAATTATGAAGAGATTGTCGAGCAGAGTTAATTTAATTCCAGTTATTGCTAAGTCAGACACCTTATCGCCTAAGGAATTAGATGCGTTCAAGAGCAGAATAAGGGATATCATCGAAGCACaagatattaatatttatactcCTCCTTTGGAATTGGATGACCCTGCTAGTGCCGAACACTCTAAACAGTTGATTGAAAGTATGCCTTTTGCCGTCATTGGATCTGAAGATGAGTTCGAGGCTAGCCCTGGTAACTTTGTTAAAGGAAGAAAATACCCTTGGGGTCTTGTTGAAGTGGAAAATGAAAACCATTGTGacttcaaaaaattaagaagCTTATTATTAAGAACTAATATGTTGGATCTTATCTTATCGACCAATGAAATGCATTTTGAAACTTTCAGATCCTTGAAATTAGgcgatgaagaagaaagtgCAAATGGTAGAGAAATTACTGAAACCGATGAAAATGGTGAAATTGTTAAGAAGCCTGCTAATTACAAGAAACCAAGAAGATTATACAACCCTAAATTTaaggatgaagaagatgctttaaagaaatttttcactgaGCAAGTCAAGGCTGAAGAACAAAGATTCAGACAATGGGAGACAaatattgttaatgaaagaaatagattGAACCAAGATCTTGAAGAGATGCAATCTAATTTGAAGACTTTAGAAGATCAAGttaaaaaattgcaattaaataaacgctaa
- a CDS encoding DEHA2G12628p (similar to uniprot|Q04052 Saccharomyces cerevisiae YDR421w ARO80 zinc finger transcriptional activator of the Zn2Cys6 family) — MDSQHQSPSEVNQMSPEDYRKYSRSESPSSKKYKRNYRACLNCRVRKVKCDLGSVDNPRDGKCARCLRERKDCVFVESRRGGATNVMNGRKRRSEGHNEYPTQYTHSNDASPSVPHISLPSVTSILNDDKKTGSSEEQKPVHNGQQSSNNSGSESNSHFSTMEGALVFLAKAAGTIAKADERDNIDARAKHEQIEARISNDNSVVNSDSSKNTNDNNFELAAPNNSSNHSIDSTKYASPTITSYTKPLDIGKTLSMPAESGYMVRPKGSNKLGNIEYIGGPNGILSEDEAETLIHLFFTTMHPYFPYIPKFLHSPTTLSGYPILLCAILTIASRHYTLDTHPNTSGVARNIEVHDRLWLYVQRLISQTVWAEASTRSIGTVFAFLLFTEWNPRAIHWRWSDYANKAEDISENSSAGASNEFGASLASGHDEPNLAGLGAMRRSYRMAWMLIGSAVRLAQDMGFMEISTRTFLATHIAEINSVMNISRRSMLGHSLSEIDIDDDEITEEQEQDEEENEYKFLNMNEEELQKIIKENVLKFTLNQRAKIELLQIMSLGHESLYGHKAQLGSLTQRQNLSILSIISPLLNNWSKKYKHLLVPSNQKILNNVSNLQQHLTNPESKLAKELADVIDKESFIFEFHYAKLYVFSLALSPSPKNMYDSDKKNKRKSGKFNLKLDEISRSAKYIEQAFNSANEMLSVAHRIHKLKMLRFMPVRWVTRIVRAVAFIVKCYLTITAHKKTADSDASINSFNDFDSTILSLSLISIEEITDSIQRAAITLRDCSPDELHLCTRYSNVLMYLCSEMKVNSKSNNDNDDEIHTKLKKHKASKSARNEEIDTPNGIANRPLHATSNEDYESMQNEQLPYYDNSLYFNKPTRKPDESQSANMTPNEDNNTPLQGLMGDSEVMDWFINNKNVGLDFVGPWTEMIEQQLNSNEQFNFGDTI; from the coding sequence ATGGATTCACAACATCAGTCGCCGTCTGAAGTTAATCAGATGCTGCCTGAAGACTATAGGAAATATTCAAGGTCTGAATCGCCATCATCGAAAAAATATAAGAGAAATTATAGGGCATGTTTGAATTGCAGAGTACGGAAAGTTAAATGTGATTTAGGCTCAGTTGACAATCCACGGGATGGAAAGTGTGCGAGATGCTTAAGGGAGCGTAAAGACTGTGTTTTTGTTGAATCACGGAGAGGTGGAGCTACAAATGTAATGAATGGGAGGAAAAGGAGGTCTGAAGGACATAATGAATATCCTACGCAATATACACATTCTAATGATGCTAGTCCATCGGTTCCACACATAAGTTTACCTTCCGTTACGAGTATTctaaatgatgataaaaagaCAGGTTCTTCGGAAGAACAAAAACCAGTACATAATGGGCAACAGAGCAGTAATAACAGCGGAAGCGAATCGAACAGCCACTTTTCAACTATGGAAGGAGCATTGGTATTCCTTGCTAAAGCAGCTGGTACTATTGCCAAAGCTGACGAGAGagataatattgatgcCAGAGCAAAACATGAGCAAATTGAAGCGAGAATTAGTAATGACAATTCCGTGGTAAATTCTGACAGTTCGAAGAATACAAATgacaataattttgaattagCGGCTCCAAATAACTCCAGTAACCATAGCATCGATAGCACTAAATATGCGTCTCCGACTATTACCTCATATACCAAGCCGTTAGATATTGGTAAGACGTTATCTATGCCGGCTGAGAGTGGATACATGGTACGCCCCAAAGGATCGAATAAACTAGggaatattgaatatattggTGGACCGAATGGTATTTTGTCTGAAGATGAGGCTGAAACattgattcatttgttCTTCACTACAATGCATCCGTATTTTCCTTATATACCCAAATTTTTACATTCCCCTACTACGCTATCGGGGTATCCTATTTTGTTATGTGCAATTTTAACTATAGCGTCCCGTCATTATACTTTAGATACACATCCGAATACGAGTGGTGTTGCTCGAAATATTGAAGTACATGACAGGTTATGGTTATACGTACAAAGGTTAATTTCGCAAACTGTGTGGGCAGAGGCTAGTACACGGTCGATTGGTACCGTCTTTGcgtttttattatttactGAATGGAACCCAAGAGCTATTCATTGGAGGTGGTCCGACTATGCTAATAAAGCAGAAGATATAAGTGAGAATAGCTCTGCAGGTGCTTCCAATGAGTTTGGAGCTAGTCTTGCGTCCGGTCATGATGAACCTAATCTAGCCGGATTAGGTGCAATGAGACGAAGCTATAGAATGGCATGGATGTTAATTGGTTCGGCAGTTAGATTAGCACAGGATATGGGATTTATGGAGATAAGTACACGGACATTCTTAGCAACACACATAGCTGAGATTAATAGTGTAATGAATATTAGTAGACGATCTATGTTAGGTCATTCATTGTCAGAAAtcgatattgatgatgatgagaTTACTGAAGAGCAAGAACAGGATGAAGAGGagaatgaatataaatttttgaatatgaatgaagaagaattacaaaaaataatcaaagaaaatgttCTTAAATTCACTCTTAATCAAAGAGctaaaattgaattattacaGATTATGTCATTAGGTCATGAATCACTTTACGGACATAAGGCACAACTAGGTAGTTTAACTCAGCGACAAAACTTGTCGATTCTTAGTATCATAAGTCCATTATTAAACAATTGGTCTAAGAAATATAAGCATCTATTAGTCCCATCGAACCAAAAAATACTAAATAATGTTTCCAATTTGCAGCAGCATCTTACTAATCCGGAATCAAAGCTTGCAAAAGAATTAGCCGATGTTATTGATAAGGAATCATTCATATTTGAGTTTCATTATGCAAAATTATACGTATTTTCTTTAGCCTTAAGCCCATCACCAAAGAATATGTATGATTCCGATAAGAAAAACAAACGAAAATCTGGTAAATTCAACCTAAAACTAGACGAAATTTCTAGATCCGCTAAATACATTGAACAGGCCTTCAATTCAGCAAATGAAATGTTGTCAGTCGCCCATAGAATACAcaaattaaaaatgttaAGGTTTATGCCAGTTAGATGGGTTACAAGAATTGTCCGGGCTGTCGCATTCATAGTTAAGTGCTATTTAACTATCACCGCACATAAAAAGACCGCAGATAGCGATGCAAgtattaattctttcaatgattttgacTCTactatattatcattatcattaatttcaattgaagaaatcactGATAGTATTCAACGGGCAGCAATCACATTAAGAGACTGTTCACCTGACGAATTGCATTTATGTACAAGATACTCCAATGTGTTAATGTATTTATGCTCAGAGATGAAAGTTAACTCGAAgtctaataatgataacgatgatgaaattCATACTAAACTTAAAAAACATAAGGCATCAAAAAGTGCCCGTaacgaagaaattgatacaCCTAACGGCATTGCCAATCGTCCTTTACATGCGACTAGTAATGAAGATTATGAAAGTATGCAAAATGAACAGCTTCCGTATTATGATAACTCCTTGTACTTTAATAAGCCAACTAGAAAACCAGATGAATCACAAAGTGCAAATATGACGCCgaatgaagataataataccCCATTACAGGGCTTGATGGGAGATAGTGAAGTCATGGACTGGTTCATTAATAACAAAAATGTTGGGTTGGATTTCGTCGGTCCATGGACTGAAATGATTGAAcaacaattgaattcaaacgaacaatttaattttgGTGATAccatttaa
- a CDS encoding DEHA2G12650p (similar to uniprot|Q04018 Saccharomyces cerevisiae YMR244w): MLFSNFAVYLSIALIPTISAAPLNKRGGNTCDFPSNKGLVSVTSKSSNGGWAMSPDQQCTEGNYCPYACPPGKLMAQWDSSATSYSYPESQNGGLKCNQDGTVSKPFSNKDYCVDGKGTVEVNNKASDNVAFCQTVLPGNEAMLIPTNVDGSGTQTLAVPGSDYWDGTAAHYYINPPGVSTDDGCVWGTKDKSQGNWAPYVAGANMDDSGKTYVKIGWNPKYIDDFSNKKPNFGIRVTCDDGDCDGLDCEIDPSKTGYNGVSGSSSGKQEGASYCIVTAKNKSKAQIEVFST; encoded by the coding sequence atgttgTTTTCCAATTTCGCAGTCTATTTAAGCATCGCTTTAATTCCAACTATTTCTGCTGCCCCTTTAAACAAGAGAGGTGGTAACACTTGTGACTTCCCATCGAATAAGGGTTTAGTCTCTGTTACCTCAAAATCATCCAATGGAGGATGGGCAATGAGTCCTGATCAACAATGTACTGAAGGTAACTATTGTCCATATGCTTGCCCACCTGGTAAGTTGATGGCTCAATGGGACAGTTCTGCTACTTCATACTCATACCCAGAATCTCAAAACGGTGGTTTAAAATGTAACCAAGATGGTACTGTTTCTAAGCCATTTTCTAACAAAGATTACTGTGTTGACGGTAAAGGTACCGTTGAAGTTAACAACAAAGCTTCTGATAATGTTGCTTTCTGTCAAACCGTCTTACCAGGTAACGAAGCTATGTTGATTCCAACTAACGTGGATGGAAGTGGAACTCAAACTCTCGCTGTTCCAGGCTCCGACTACTGGGATGGTACTGCTGCTCATTATTACATCAACCCACCAGGTGTTTCCACCGATGATGGTTGTGTCTGGGGTACTAAAGATAAGTCTCAAGGTAACTGGGCCCCATATGTTGCCGGTGCCAACATGGATGACTCCGGTAAGACATATGTCAAGATCGGCTGGAACCCTAAGTACATTGATGATTTCAGCAACAAAAAGCCAAACTTCGGTATCAGAGTCACCTGTGATGATGGTGACTGTGATGGTTTAGATTGTGAAATTGATCCATCAAAGACAGGTTACAACGGTGTTTCAGGTTCATCTAGCGGTAAGCAAGAAGGTGCTTCTTACTGTATCGTTACTGCTAAGAACAAGTCCAAGGCTCAAATTGAAGTCTTCTCTACTTAG
- a CDS encoding DEHA2G12672p (similar to uniprot|Q04675 Saccharomyces cerevisiae YMR059w SEN15 subunit of the tRNA splicing endonuclease) has translation MSLAEQVETNLVHHNLWSNVESHEILNYNDNKMTILRGNPPAKLEACDADNSTEWVVPKSMGLKNDMKITEIDNWFVQISQLSVPRIRPQRITIGLVNDDATVVYYFIHDGIVKPRQN, from the coding sequence ATGTCATTAGCAGAACAGGTGGAGACCAACTTGGTCCATCATAATCTTTGGAGCAATGTGGAAAGTCACGAAATATTGAACtacaatgataataagatGACCATACTAAGAGGAAACCCACCTGCTAAACTAGAGGCATGTGATGCAGATAACAGCACAGAATGGGTGGTACCAAAGCTGATGGgcttgaaaaatgatatgAAAATTACGGAAATAGACAATTGGTTTGTTCAGATATCTCAACTTTCGGTTCCAAGAATACGACCTCAGAGAATTACAATTGGCTTAGTGAATGATGATGCTACAGTAGTGTATTATTTTATACATGATGGCATTGTGAAGCCTCGTCAAAATTAA
- a CDS encoding DEHA2G12694p (some similarities with uniprot|Q04216 Saccharomyces cerevisiae YMR126c DLT1), whose product MSIRHRGDVSNHGEVESIASSSWPISPARSIRRLTSTYIEAYPETESTRFISFNFPKRVFRWIYSFSLVLLVLLALGFIAVTPIDVIVQTSESSYSAIKMFIVIIVCVVFLVVALIIYFSRIFQNRIALNDIPSKSVYIPFEGDMPKACVKAIDAKLKECVSEIKVKAGPLYNENIIINHPGVSPPEYVQKRNISETGEGTLLPPNACYEDVIRSLGDRFKLDGRVLTQVDFPNHLSLREIILFLSEKYLNDPRTDKKQVPDLKLLIELYEKFKFGPDLIKECELLDFIIEFDKLGQFFQNNVASNISKLPRRTPRSRSYYSDTDMLEQSLFGPETSSRSEFHYYNSDKEDGYERNVPAEYKFSTHRQPKDRYYNNLESSDQLNPQNKNLSSASFGSWSSSSVKQPRRRKFSTSTTGSSKSVIKNKLAIPSIVDNGNFNVMKYSGDTESNNRRYSGYISDSENELNYQ is encoded by the coding sequence ATGAGTATACGACATCGAGGAGATGTCAGTAATCATGGTGAAGTAGAATCTATTGCTTCAAGTAGTTGGCCAATTTCGCCTGCTAGATCGATAAGAAGACTTACTTCTACATATATTGAGGCTTATCCAGAAACAGAGAGTACACGGTTCATATCGTTTAATTTCCCAAAGAGGGTATTTAGATGGATATACTCGTTTTCATTGGTGCTTTTGGTGTTACTTGCGCTTGGTTTCATCGCAGTTACACCAATCGATGTTATTGTGCAGACATCCGAGTCATCGTATTCTGCAATCAAGATGTTCATTGTGATTATTGTTTGCGTAGTATTCCTAGTGGTGGCATTAATCATATATTTTCTGAGGATTTTCCAGAATAGAATTGCATTGAATGATATACCATCCAAGTCTGTATATATTCCATTTGAAGGTGATATGCCGAAGGCATGCGTCAAGGCGATAGATGCCAAACTAAAAGAGTGTGTGAGTGAAATAAAAGTCAAAGCGGGTCCTTTGtacaatgaaaatataattataaatcaTCCAGGGGTGTCTCCCCCAGAGTACGTTCAAAAACGAAATATTAGTGAAACCGGAGAGGGTACTTTGCTACCGCCGAACGCTTGTTATGAAGATGTGATACGAAGTTTAGGTGATAGATTCAAGCTTGATGGGCGGGTTTTAACTCAAGTTGATTTTCCAAACCATCTTTCTTTGAGAGAAATTATACTTTTCTTATCAGAAAAGTACCTAAATGATCCAAGGACTGATAAAAAGCAAGTTCCTGATTTAAAGCTcttaattgaattatatgaaaaatttaagtTTGGTCCAGATTTAATCAAAGAGTGTGAGCTTTTAGACTTcataattgaatttgacaAACTTGGACagttttttcaaaataatgtGGCGAGCAACATCAGCAAACTACCTAGAAGAACCCCTAGGTCAAGATCTTACTACAGTGATACAGACATGTTGGAGCAGTCACTATTTGGCCCGGAAACGTCTAGTAGATCCGAAttccattattataataGCGATAAAGAAGACGGTTACGAAAGAAATGTTCCAGCAGAGTATAAATTTAGTACGCATAGACAACCGAAAGATAGATATTACAACAACTTAGAAAGCTCagatcaattgaatccTCAGAATAAGAACTTGTCCTCAGCATCGTTTGGCTCGTggtcttcatcttctgtGAAACAACCTAGAAGACGAAAATTCAGTACAAGTACTACTGGCAGCTCAAAGTCAgtcattaaaaataaattggCCATACCCAGTATTGTGGATAATGGCAACTTCAATGTGATGAAATACAGTGGCGACACTGAATCTAATAATAGGAGGTACAGTGGATATATCAGTGATtcagaaaatgaattaaactACCAATAA
- a CDS encoding DEHA2G12716p (some similarities with uniprot|Q06337 Saccharomyces cerevisiae YDR359c VID2 component of the NuA4 histone acetyltransferase complex), which translates to MMIKEEAEGILKQRNSKLEELLHLAADPLLTDISSHKSRVSEFLNDNDITKEKTFVVSSLPGVSGSGSFAEAMSQSVSKSIYKVEEAKERTENAAIEQGLKRRTESISDDRKLKISRKSSSQLSDSRSGSISKSTSEITKPVAPPVKSQKENIHLETKDFLNRDIGELEILSVPEHYPTKPPNVSSLAELYYLTQTLPLIKLLPGSHKTLITENYELALLEGKIAVLYSRIEELKRQGKWSLRQPKRYYDPYIYTKSNNGKKTFHGDSLLEEGKWMAADFKEGSKYKKACCVTMAQAVNDYWTYGKVMCIRRKRIWHIGERREEEEIHGDLETDLVDGADSMAIDDINVDNDCAPLEITGNELQNIVVSDDKVSTEPISNDEPQRKEEDDIDSAEVADQEVSEDPSQDKPVDELIPEEEVELSSIDVKLLLSRPKPEDEIVPTNLPTFSEDDLKEMGRDSKDSAPFKLHANLNDLKKIDQSIIKNLPKFTAFDNEDSNMPAPALKPVDSPMIAVSRLLHPFEEDDEWYKIVLKEGDSHKSKSNVSSGPPEYQKGLFGFQSHRRFNYLKPPKPPLIKNIEFRSPTIWLPQDDKHLIHYVAEFCFNWDLISEHLSPSAATLRKYESNIERRTPWQCFERYIQLNEKFQFSDMKGIYSYQAQSWLEHAHRAQSTTKRRISPLGVGNESIQRGHRRLRWASLFDAMRKSMKKREDAIAKLNHRRTPVDYSANNTNVNSPEASNNGTPGPNNGKRPMDRVPTPAELSKLKFERDKSIQEAYLNQQATRSRMIAAVAQQQKQQQNNQGNIPRPPSQGPGPNVGVPPPQRGQIGVQGGPTNTPTGSLGNQVPPSQQPSQAAQGGMTKRPTTPNGTAYTAEQIQQLLQIQKQRRLMQQQNQPGKTGISPSQPNTPALMQNMPLSSNKTTVGGSNMPLSGMPNSTQQVSLSQQGQKQQLGPSQRQQVPVSQPSQGQGSSTGVPANKSRIHFAPAQVSAIINSIQTKNPNLTKEQVTKLAATYLANIQQQQQNRANQQQQQPPSQHSGAIGQGPAAHRPGQSQSPSNQKKPQVATLTPQERNQLQMLKAAKTAQQQQLQHQQQQQQQQQQQQQQQQQRRPGSPMVPNAPLDPNNMAKLEYEQRKNLLIQKHQQQQRLGNNSNIPGQSTPNLASMPPSSSSSPSSSVSGPASNLPNSNKNVPKK; encoded by the coding sequence ATGATGATAAAGGAGGAAGCTGAAGGGATTTTGAAGCAAAGGAATAGCAAACTAGAAGAGTTGCTTCATCTCGCTGCTGATCCTTTGCTTACCGATATATCAAGTCATAAGTCTCGAGTGAGTGAGTTcttgaatgataatgatattaccAAAGAAAAAACGTTTGTAGTTTCATCGTTACCGGGGGTATCGGGGAGTGGAAGTTTTGCTGAAGCTATGCTGCAATCGGTCTCCAAAAGCATCTATAAGGTTGAGGAAGCTAAGGAACGGACGGAGAATGCAGCCATTGAACAAGgattgaaaagaagaacTGAGTCGATTAGCGACGATAGGAAACTCAAGATTTCGAGAAAAAGCTCTTCGCAATTGAGTGATTCGAGGTCGGGCAGTATCTCTAAATCGACGTCGGAGATCACGAAACCAGTAGCTCCACCAGTCAAGTCGCAAAAGGAGAATATCCATCTTGAAACCAaagatttcttgaataGGGATATAGGTGAATTGGAGATTTTGTCCGTCCCCGAGCATTATCCAACAAAACCTCCGAATGTTTCGTCTTTGGCAGAACTCTACTATCTCACTCAGACTTTACCattgattaaattgttGCCAGGTAGTCACAAGACATTAATAACTGAAAATTACGAGCTAGCATTACTTGAAGGGAAGATTGCCGtattatattcaagaattgagGAGTTGAAAAGACAGGGTAAATGGTCATTAAGACAGCCTAAGAGATACTACGATCCTTATATCTATACTAAGAGTAACAATGGGAAGAAAACATTCCATGGTGATAGTCTTTtagaagaaggaaaatgGATGGCAGCAGACTTCAAAGAAGGCTCAAAGTACAAAAAGGCTTGTTGTGTGACTATGGCACAGGCTGTTAACGATTATTGGACATACGGTAAAGTCATGTGCATTCGTAGGAAAAGAATATGGCATATAGGTGagagaagagaagaagaagaaatccATGGCGATCTTGAAACCGATCTAGTTGATGGCGCCGATTCTATGGCTATTGATGATATAAACGTTGATAATGACTGTGCTCCTTTGGAAATTACAGGAAACGAATTGCAGAATATAGTGGTCAGCGACGATAAAGTATCAACTGAGCCAATATCAAACGATGAACCACAGcgtaaagaagaagatgatatcGATTCGGCAGAAGTAGCGGATCAAGAGGTATCAGAAGATCCATCGCAGGATAAACCGGTGGATGAATTGATACCAGAGGAGGAAGTTGAGCTTTCTTCCATCGATGTAAAGTTGCTCTTATCTAGACCCAAACCGGAGGACGAAATTGTACCAACTAATCTACCAACATTCTCGGAGGATGATTTAAAGGAGATGGGACGCGATTCAAAAGATTCTGCTCCGTTCAAGTTGCATGCAAATCTTAACgatttaaagaaaattgaccaatccattattaagaatttGCCCAAATTTACCGCTTTCGACAATGAAGACAGTAATATGCCAGCACCAGCCTTAAAACCGGTAGATTCTCCAATGATTGCAGTTTCAAGACTTTTACACCCATTTGAGGAAGACGATGAGTGGTATAAGATAGTCCTTAAAGAAGGCGATAGTCATAAGTCAAAATCCAATGTTTCTAGTGGACCTCCAGAGTACCAAAAGGGTCTTTTTGGATTTCAATCTCACCGCCGTTTCAATTACTTGAAGCCTCCTAAACCTCCattgattaaaaatattgaattcagATCTCCTACTATCTGGTTACCACAAGATGACAAACATTTAATCCATTACGTAGCAGAATTCTGTTTTAACTGGGATTTAATTTCTGAACACTTACTGCCGTCAGCTGCTACCCTTAGGAaatatgaatcaaatatcGAAAGAAGAACACCTTGGCAGTGTTTTGAGAGGTATATACAGTTAAAcgaaaaatttcaattctctGATATGAAAGGTATCTATTCATATCAGGCTCAACTGTGGTTAGAGCACGCTCACAGAGCTCAACTGACtacaaaaagaagaatttcaCCGTTAGGGGTTGGTAACGAATCGATCCAACGAGGACATAGAAGGTTACGTTGGGCGTCATTATTTGATGCTATGAGAAAGAGCATgaaaaaaagagaagatGCTATAGCCAAGTTGAATCATAGAAGGACTCCTGTCGACTATAGCGCTAATAACACTAATGTCAATTCACCTGAAGCATCAAATAATGGAACGCCTGGACCAAATAATGGAAAGCGTCCAATGGACCGCGTACCAACACCTGCTGAGCTCTCGAAATTGAAGTTTGAAAGAGATAAGTCAATTCAAGAAGCATATCTCAACCAACAGGCTACCAGATCTAGAATGATAGCTGCCGTTGCACAACAACAAAAGCAACAACAAAATAACCAAGGTAATATACCTCGTCCTCCGTCTCAAGGACCAGGACCGAATGTCGGTGTTCCACCACCACAACGAGGTCAAATTGGTGTCCAAGGAGGTCCTACGAATACACCTACAGGATCCCTTGGTAATCAGGTACCTCCACTGCAACAACCACTGCAGGCGGCACAAGGTGGCATGACTAAGAGACCAACCACACCTAACGGTACCGCATACACTGCAGAACAAATACAACAGTTGttgcaaattcaaaaacaaaGAAGACTTATGCAGCAGCAAAATCAACCTGGTAAAACAGGAATTAGCCCGAGCCAACCAAATACTCCTGCATTAATGCAAAATATGCCGCTTAGTTCTAATAAAACAACTGTGGGTGGGAGCAACATGCCTCTATCTGGAATGCCTAATCTGACCCAACAAGTATCGCTTCTGCAACAGGGCCAGAAACAACAATTGGGACCAAGCCAACGTCAACAAGTCCCCGTATCACAACCGTCACAAGGACAAGGGTCTTCCACAGGTGTACCTGCGAATAAATCACGGATACATTTTGCGCCTGCTCAAGTATCGGCGATCATAAACTCGATTCAAACTAAGAACCCAAATTTGACTAAAGAACAGGTCACGAAATTGGCAGCAACGTATTTGGCAAACATccaacagcaacagcaaaaTAGAGCAAatcaacagcaacaacagccACCTCTGCAACATCTGGGTGCAATTGGCCAAGGTCCAGCAGCCCATAGACCCGGACAGAGTCAATCCCCATCCAACCAAAAGAAACCTCAGGTAGCTACGTTGACTCCACAGGAAAGAAACCAATTACAAATGTTGAAGGCTGCCAAGACTGCCCAGCAACAACAGCTCcaacatcaacaacagcagcagcagcagcagcagcagcagcagcagcagcagcaacaaCGTAGGCCTGGCTCACCAATGGTTCCAAATGCTCCTCTTGACCCCAACAACATGGCTAAACTAGAATATGAACAAAGAAAGAACTTACTAATTCAAAAgcatcaacaacagcagAGACTAGGTAACAATTCAAACATACCGGGCCAATCTACACCAAACTTAGCATCTATGCCTCCTTCCTCATCGTCTTCACCATCTTCATCGGTCAGTGGTCCTGCCTcaaatttaccaaattctAACAAAAACGTTCCTAAAAAGTAG
- a CDS encoding DEHA2G12760p (no similarity), whose translation MFSISVRSIKEPPISRISVPDEKWQTVLAATTTIGSFLIEYSG comes from the coding sequence ATGTTTTCTATTAGTGTACGATCTATTAAGGAGCCACCTATCAGTCGGATTTCTGTACCCGATGAAAAATGGCAGACGGTTCTCGCAGCCACTACTACCATAGGAAGTTTTCTTATCGAATACTCTGGGTGA